In the Terriglobus sp. RCC_193 genome, CCAGATACCGATCTTCTTCTGACCATCCGGCTTGCGTGCAAACCGCACATTTACGAGCGTTCCACGTTTCTTCAGATCCTCGGAGCCGCGCTTCATTTTCACACCCTGCACCTGGCCGCCCGGAATCAGATAATCCTCGTTGGTGTAATATCCCGTGGCCCACAATAGGCGAGAGGCAGCTATTTCAGGCTGCGCCTCCTCACCTTCTTTCACGCGCCACTTGGTTCCGTTGGCATCCCGTACATCGAACTTGGGGTTGGTTCCGTTGGAATCTTCGCTCAGGAACACAAACGGAGGCTTCGGCCGGTTGTCTTTACCTCCGGCGCCCCAGTAGAGGTCCAGCGAGGCGATATTGCCGGGTTCATGCCACAGAACTGGGTTTTGGATCTTCGCCCATAGGGCCGCATTTGATCGAACATCGCGATCGTTGTCTTTGTCATTGTCTTTCGTCTTACTGTGGGCGGTCTGGGAAACAGCGTCGTCCTGCGCACGGACAGTGATGCTCGCAGGAGCGACGGAAAGAGTACAAATCAGCGCCCAGTGTGAAAGGCGGTTCAAACGCATGAGAGTTCTCCCATCGGATTCAATAACGGGATGTACAGAAGTTCAGATGCGCAAACTGTAAGAAAAACATCTTCCTCTGTTAGATTTGCATCCTCATCATGTAAGAGACATACATCCGGTGACAGCCGGCAGGAGAACGACTGCAAACGTGAAGCTGATGGTACAGCCGGAGGATGGGATCGAACCGATCCTGGACGCGCTGCGCAAGGCAAAAAAGAGCATTCAGATACTCATTTTTCGCTTTGATCGTAGCGAGATTGAACGGGCGCTCGTGGAGGCGGTGGAGCGCGGTGTAGCCGTGCAGGCACTCATCGCGTTCACAAACCGCGAAGAAGACAAGAATCTTCGCAAGTTGGAAATGCGATTGCTGGAGTATGGAGTTACGGTCTCTCATACTGCGGACGATCTTGTTCGCTACCATGGCAAGATGTTCATCGTTGATCGCAAGGAGCTCTATGTGCTTGCGTTCAACTATACGCATCTCGACATTACGTTAAGCCGGTCCTTTGGTGTTGCGATTACCACTCCGTCTGTAGTGGCAGAAGCCATTAAGTTGTTCGAATGTGATGAACATCGCAAGCAATACACTTCCACGTCCAGACATCTCATTGTGAGTCCGGTGAACGCGCGCAAGGAATTGATGGACTTCATCCAGGGGGCGAAGAAACAGATCCTGATGTATGAGATGAAGATCAGCGATCCGGAATTCATTACCCTCCTGCGCGATAAAGTCTCGCAGGGAGTTGAGGTGAGAGTGATTGGTCGCGTTTCGCCGAAGGCTTACTCTCTTCC is a window encoding:
- a CDS encoding phospholipase D-like domain-containing protein; the encoded protein is MVQPEDGIEPILDALRKAKKSIQILIFRFDRSEIERALVEAVERGVAVQALIAFTNREEDKNLRKLEMRLLEYGVTVSHTADDLVRYHGKMFIVDRKELYVLAFNYTHLDITLSRSFGVAITTPSVVAEAIKLFECDEHRKQYTSTSRHLIVSPVNARKELMDFIQGAKKQILMYEMKISDPEFITLLRDKVSQGVEVRVIGRVSPKAYSLPFRLLPTRLHARLIIRDGKSAFLGSQSLRKLELEARREIGVTFENAPAIHRMMHVFEQDWERSQPMQDAVQPALELPVRRVAKIVAKHIHMKPMVEEVLERMLDRSGNDVPFQPDEVVQTVRDAFRDEVHDAVLLALRDMAQRAAQIQIEEETKVP